The stretch of DNA TCTCGACTTTGCGGGACCGCTTGTCGACCTGCTTGATCCGCATACCGGTGTCCTCGGTCCGGCGCCCGAGTTCGTCGTGTTCGAGGCCGGTGGACATGTGGACGCCGCCCTCGGTCCCCGGGAACGTGCGGGGGCTGACGCCGTCGTCGGTGATGGCGTGGGGTTTGAACCGTCCCTGTTCGTCCTGCCACTCGCCGACCGTCTCCTCGTCGACGACTTTGCCGCGGTCGATTTCGACCGCGTCCATGTCGAACTCCTCGGGTGGATAGGTCTGCTCGGTGACGGCGAGCGAGAGGTCCGCGGTGAGATACACCGGGATCTGGTACTTCTCGGCGAGATTGAACGCCTCGACGGTCTTGTGGAAACACTCGGCGATGGTCGTGGGCGCGAGGACGAACCGCGGCACCTCGCCGTGGCCGCCGTAGAGCATGGCGTTCAGGTCGCCCTGTTCCTGTTTCGTGGGCATCCCCGTCGACGGGCCGGAGCGCATCACGTTACAGATGACCAGCGGCGTCTCGCTGGTGGCGACGAGGCCGAACGTCTCGGCCATGAGGTCGATCCCCGGCCCGGAGGTGGCCGTCATCGACCGCGCGCCGGCGCGGGCGGCCCCGAGCGCGAGGTTGATGGCGGCGAGTTCGTCCTCGGCTTGGACGACGTGACCGCCGTAGCGTTCGATCCGGCCGGTGAGATACTCCATCACGTCCGTCGCGGGCGTGATTGGGTAGCCGGCGTAGAACCGACAGCCGCCGGCGATGGCGCCCATGCCGATGGCCTCGTCGCCGTTCAGAAGGACGTAGTTCTCGTCGGTGCATTCGAGGTCGTAGCCGAACTCGTGGTCGTACTCGTCGCGAACGTAGTCTCGCCCCTTTCGAGCGGCGATCATGTTGTTCTCGACGATAGCCGCTCCTTTGTCGCCGAAGCGTTTTTCCAGGGCGCTGTTGAGGTTCTCGATGGGGAAGTCGCTCACGGCACAGGCGGCGCCGAGGGCGACGACGTTGCGCATGATGGCGCCGCCGGCGTCCTCCGCGAGGCTCTTCAGCGGGACGTCGAGCCCGATCATGCCGTCGGGAATCTCCACGTCTTGCATCGTGGTTCGCTCCCCGTCGTAGATGATGACGCTCCCCTCGTGGAGCTCGTCGAGGTTCTCGTCGATGGTCCGCTGAGTGAGTGCGATGAGCACGTCCAACCGGTCGACGACGCTCTGGACCTGTTCTACCGACGTGCGGACTTTATACGCCGTGTAACCGCCCCGAATCCGCGACGCGAAGTCCTTTGAGGTGAACACGTGCCGACCGGCCCTCGAAAGCGCCTGGGCGAAGATTTTTCCGGTGGAGTCGATGCCGTCCCCGGCTTCGCCGCCGATCGCCCAGTTGAAGTCCGCAGGCATACTGTGTGGGAGATATCGCCGGACCGCTCAAAAGCCTTCTGAATAGTTCGGGTTCCCGCAAATACGGACGATTACCCTCCCACCCTGCTACGTGGCGGCTGCTCGCAACGCTCTCGTCGGATGGCGTAAGTTTATCACGAATGATTGGGAATCCTTAGGATGAGACATGTCCGACGACGACATCGAACTGGAGGCGCGCCTCGAAGAGCAAGAGGTGTTCGAGCCCTCGGACGCGTTCGTCGAGCAGGCGAACGTCTCGGACTCCGGGATCTACGAGGAGTTCGAGGAGAACTGGCCCGACTGCTGGGAGGCGGCAGCCGACCTCCTCGACTGGGAGGAGGGGTACGATCGGGTACTCGACGATTCGGACCCGCCATTTTATAAGTGGTTCACCGACGGTACGTTGAACGCGTCGGCGAACTGCCTGGATCGCCACTTGGCGGAACGCGGCGACGAGGTGGCCATCGAGTGGGTCGGCGAACCCGTCGACGAGGACGACCGCTCGTTCACCTACGCGGAGCTCCACCGCGAGGTCAACGAGTGCGCCGCGGCGCTCCGCGACATGGGCGTCGGCGAGGACGACGTGGTGACGATGTACATGCCGATGATCCCGGAACTTCCCGTCGCCATGCTTGCGTGTGCGCGCATCGGCGCACCCCACAGCGTGGTGTTCGCGGGCTTCTCGGCGGACGCGCTGGCGACGCGGATGAACGCCGCCGACTCGGAGTATCTCGTCACCTGCGACGGCTACTACCGCCGTGGCGACCCGCTCGACCACCTCGCGAAGGCCAACGAGGGGCTGAGCGGCGTCGAACACGACGTCGAGGGTGTCGTCGTGGCCGAGCGCCTCCGCGACGGCGACGGCTTCGGGCACGACATGGCGGACAACCAGCACGCCTACGCCGACCTCGTCGCCGACCACGAGGGCGCCGAGGTGGAGCCGGTCAAACGCGACGCCGAGGACATGTTGTTTCTCATGTACACCTCGGGCACGACGGGCCAGCCCAAGGGCGTCAAACACACCACCGCCGGCTACCTCGCGTGGGCGTCGTGGACCAGTCAGGCCGTCCTCGACATCAAGCCCGAGGACACCTACTTCTGCTCGGCCGACATCGGCTGGATCACGGGTCACTCCTACATCGTCTACGGGCCGCTCGCGCTCGGCACGACGACGATGATGTACGAGGGGACGCCGGACCACCCGGACCGCGACCGCCTCTGGGAGATCGTCGAGGAGTACGAGGCGACCCAGCTCTACACTGCCCCCACGGCGATCCGCGCGTTCATGAAGTGGGGGTCCGAGTACCCCGAACAACACGACCTCTCCAGCCTGCGACTGCTGGGCACCGTCGGTGAACCCATCAACCCACGTGCGTGGAAGTGGTACTACACGCACATCGGGAACGAGGAGTGCCCCATCGTCGACACGTGGTGGCAGACCGAGACGGGCGGCATGATGGTCACGACGCTCCCGGGCATCAAGGAGATGAAGCCCGGCTCCGCCGGCCCGCCGCTGCCGGGCGTCGACGCACGGATCGTCGACACCAACGGCGACGAAGTCGATGCCGGCCGCGCCGGCTACCTCACCGTCGGGAAGCCGTGGCCCGGGATGCTCCGGACGCTCTATAAGAACGACGAGCGCTACATCCAGGAGTACTGGGCGGAGTACTCCGACACCGACTCGGACGATCCCGAAGACTGGGTCTACTTCCCCGAGGACGGCGCGAAGATCGACGGCGACGGCTACATCACCGTCCTCGGCCGCGTCGACGACGTGATCAACGTCTCGGGGCACCGGTTGGGAACGATGGAGATCGAATCCGCCATCGTCGGCGTCGAGGGCGTGGCGGAGGCGGCCGTCGTCGGCGGCGACCACGAGGTGAAAGGCGAGGCCGTCTACGCCTACGTCATCACCGAGGAGGGCTACGACGAGGACGACGACCTCCGCCAGCGTATCGTCCAGGGCGTCGAGGACGCCATCGGTCCCATCGCCCGGCCGGAGCGCGTCGTCTTCTCGCCCGACCTGCCGAAGACGCGTTCGGGCAAGATCATGCGTCGCCTCCTTGAGGACATCGCCAACGAGGCCGAGTTGGGCGATACGTCCACGCTCCGGAACCCCAACATCGTCGAGGACATCCAGGGCAAGATCAGCGGCGACTAGGACGACTCGACCGCCGTTTCTTTCCAGTCGCGCCACACCGTCAGCAGTTCGTACGCGAACACCACGGCGACGAGCGCGAGTGATCCCCAGACGAGGACGGCGAAGCCGAGCGTCGAGAGGGTCACCGGCGGTCACCCCCGTGACCGTCGGCCAGCGCTCCATCGTCGTCGAGTCGGCGCACGTCGCGGTCCAGCCGGTCGAGGTCGTACCGCCGATTCCCGAGCCGAGCGGTCACGGCGGCGAGTCCCGTCGAGACGACGGCGGCGCCGACGAAGGAGACGAAGTAGGAGGCCGCGGGCAGTGCCGAGAGGGGGAGAACGGCCCGTGCCGGCGGGAAGAAGGCGAGGCCGACGACGAGGCCGGTCGCGCTGGCCGTTGCGACGCCCCCGGACCACGCCCGTTGCGAGTAGAGACCGTACAGCAGGGGCACGAACGTCGCGGCGGCCAGCAGGTCCGCGAGCAGAAACAGGGTGAGGACGGAGTAGCCCTGTGCGCCGACGACGGTGGCGGCGGCGGCGACGACGACGGTCACCGCGCGCGCGGCGGCCGTGAGACCCGCATCGGAGAGGTCGACGATCCGCGGCAGGTCGACGGTGACGACGCTCGCGATGGCGTTGAACAACGTGTCGGCGCTGGAGACGACGAGCAGGACGGCGAGGACGGCGACGGCTATCACGGCCGTGTCGGGCAGTACCTCGGTCACGACGAGGAAGAAGGAGACGCTGGCGTCGCCGGGCGCCTCGACGAGGCCGAGACCGACGGCGACGGGACCGAAGACCCCCGCGAGAAAGACCATGGGGACGACGGCGACGGCAGCGACGAGGAAGGACCGCCGGAGCGTCCCCTCGTCGCTCGCGGCGTACACCCGCTGCCACCACGCCTGGTTCAGCATCTCGGCGCCGACGATGGCGACGACGACGTACGCGCCGAACTCGAGGCCGCTCGGAGCGCCGAGCGTCAGGAGTTCGGGCGCGGCGTCGACGACGGTGGCGTGGACGGCGTCCGTTCCACCGAGCGCGAGCAGGGTGACGACGACGCTCACGATCAGGAGCGGGAGGATGAGCGCCGTCTGGACGGTGTCGGTCACCATGCTCGCGCGCAGGCCGCCGTAGCCCGTGTAGAGAAGGACGGTGCCGCCGACGACGGCCGCCGTCTGCCAGTCGGGGACGCCGGCGATCAGGGAGAGCGCGCTCGCGATGCCCGTGAACTCGGCCGCGAGAAAGACGAACATGTAGGCGACGCTCACGAGGAGGACGTACCCGTACATGATCGGGCCGTAACGGGCGTAGGCGTACTCGGTGAGGCTGTGCCCCGCCGGGAGGAGGGTGCGGATGCGCGGTCCGACGACGGCGAAGGCGGCGAGGGCGAGCGCCGAGCCGGCGGCATAACCGGCGACGGCGGTGATACCGCCGAAGGCCGCGCCCGCCTCCGCGGGGCTAAACAGGATCCACGCCCCCATGCTGGAGGCGACGACCGTCGCAGTCAGCGCCCCCCCCGCCCGTCGAGTTGCGGGCGGTGATGTAGTCCTCGACCGTCTCGATCCGCCCCCGTGCGTACCACGCGCCGAACGCCGCGAAGACGACGAGGACGGCGACGAGGAGACCGAGCAACGCCGTCGTCGTCACCACGACACCACACCTCCGGTTCGCTCGTGCATGGCCGTCGGCACGTGGCCGACGGGCTAATAGCTTGTGTTATAACCGGGTAATCACCGGGGCGACACGGGGAGTATCGTCGAGCAGTGGGGCGGAGACGGGGAGCGCGACTACAGGTAACTCGCGTCCCAGCGGGTCGGCTTGCGGCGGTTCTCGCACTCGTTGCAGACGACGCGACCCATGGTGTCCATCGAGATGCCGAAGCCGTCGCAGTTGCCACAGAGGTAGCCGTAGCGTTCGGAGCGGTCGCGATCGAGGTAGACGGCGTAGAAGGGGCCGTCGGAGCCGCGGACGCTCTCGTCGAGGGCGACGAACACCTGTCGGCCGTCGGGGAGGGTCGCGGCCTCGGTGAGTACCTGCCGACCGCCGGTCTCCGGGAACTTCGAGTAGAGCTTCTCGACGAACGGCTCGCCGCCGATGTCGACGGTGCGGTCGCCGATGCCCTCGAACTCCTCGCGCTCGTAGAAGCCGGCGCCGGCCTCGTTGGCTTCGAGGACACGTCCCTCGATACGGCTGACGCCGTGATCCATGAGTCGGGATTCGAGCGCGGCTAGGAGTTCGTCGCCGACGCCGCCGCCCCGGCTCCCGGGTTCGACGTGGAGCCAGTCGATTTCGCCGACCACCTCGCGCCGGTCGACGACGTAGCTCTGTGCGAACCCGACGATGGTCCCGTCGTCGGCGGCGACGAGGAACTCCGTACTCCGGTCGTCCAGGTCGTCGACGAGCGTCTCCTCGTCGTACCACCGCTCGACCGCCTGCGCGATGATGTCGTCCTCCAGTACGTGTCCATACGACGCGGCGAGGGAGTCGTGGGCCACGGCCCGAATCCCGCCGATGTCCGCTGCGGTTGCATCGCGGATGTCCATGATGAAACGTGTGCGGTGCCGCTTCTTAAATGGTCCCGATGGGGAAAGCACAACTACGATGTGACTGTGGCACGGGACATCGTGTATGGCCGGCCTCTGTTTCGACATGTACGGGACGCTCTGTGACACGAGCAGCGTGCGGGCGCGCCTCGGCGAGGTGCTCGACGTCCCCGACCGACTCGTCGCCGCCGTCGACGAGACGTGGCGGCGTAAACAGCTCCAGTACTCCTACCAGAGCGCACAGATGGACGACTACGAGCCGTTCTGGACGGTCACGTCCCACGCGCTCGACTACGCGCTCGCGGCGTACGACCTCGATCCGGACGCCGAGGCCCGCGACCGCATCCGCGACGCATACGACCATCTGGAGCCGTTCCCGGGCGCCGTCGAAGCGCTCACGCGGCTCTCCGAGGCCGGCCACGACGTGGTCGTCCTCTCGAACGGCGACCCGGCCATGCTCGAGCGCCTCGCGGCCAACGCGGGGCTCGCACCTCACCTCGACGACGTCCTGAGCGCGGACGCGGTGCGGACGTTCAAACCCGATCCTGCGGTGTACGAACACGCGGCCGAGGCGCTCGACCGCCCCCTCGACGACTGCCGGCTGATCTCCTCGAACGCGTGGGACGTGGCCGGCGCCGGTAACGCGGGCATGGCGACGACCTGGGTAAACCGCTCGCGTGACCCGCCCGAAACCATCGGCGCCCGTCCGGACCGGGAGGTGTCGACCCTGCCAGCCGTCGCCGACGACCTGAGCTGACCGTCACCGGTCGAATTTCGCACGAACGTTATCTCAAAAACAGAAACTATTATTAACATTCTACCCACGGGTTTGTGCATGGATAGCACTGATGGCTGTGTGGAACGGCGTGACGTGATCAAGGCCGCCGGCGCCGCCGGCACCGCGGGACTGGTCGGACTGGCCGGTTGCTCGGGCGGCGGTGGCGGTGGCGGTGGCGGTGGCGGCGGCGACGGCGGCGACACCGAGTACCCCGAACTCGGCAACTACCCAATCGAGGGCGATACGGCGACGTTCGGCTTCAACGTCCCCCAATCCGGGCCGTACGCCTCGGAGGGCGAGGACGAACTCCGTGCGTACGAACTCGCGGTGAAGCATCTGAACGACGGCGGCGGATGGGTCGACTCGCAGTTCGACGACCTCTCCGGCGACGGCGTCCTCGGCTATCAGATCGACTCGGTGAGCGGCGACACGGCGACCGACGCCGACACCGCGCGGCAGTCCGCGTCGCGGATGATCCAGCGTGACGGCGCGGTCATGGTGACCGGCGGGTCGTCCTCCGCCGTCGCCATCGCCGTCCAGGAGCTGTGCCAGCGCGAACGGGTCATGTTCATGGCCTGTCTCACCCACTCCAACGAGACGACCGGCGCGAACTGCGTGCGCTACGGCTTCCGCGAGATGTTCAACGCGTACATGACGGGGCAGGCGCTCGCACCGGTCCTCCAGGACGAGTACGGAGGCGACCTCCAGTTCTACCAGCTCTACGCCGACTACAGCTGGGGGCAGACCGTTCAGGAGTCGATGAATCAGTTCCTGACGGAGACGGCCGGCTGGGAGCAAATCGACTCCGTCGCCACGCCCCTCGGTACCAGCGACTACTCCTCGTACCTCTCGGAGGCGGCGAACTCCGGCGCCGACGTACTCCTGCTGGACCACTACGGACTGGACGGCGCAACGTCGGTGAGCCAGGCGGTCGACGCCGGCCTCGACCAAGATATGGAACTCGTCGTCCCGCTGTACAACCGACCGATGGCCGAGGCCGCGGGCGCCGCCATCGAGGGCGTCTTCGGCACCGTCGCCTGGGACTCGCAGATCGACAACACGCCGACCCAGGAGTTCCTCCAGGTCTTCCAGGACGAGTACGACCGCGTTCCCTCCGGACCGGCACAGCTCGCCTACTCGCAGACGCTCCAGTACGCCGCGGCCGCCGAGCGCGCGGGGACGTTCTACCCGCCCGAGGTCATCCGGCAACTGGAGGGCTTCGAGTACGACAACATCGGCATGGGCGCCGAGACGATGCGTGGCTGTGATCATCAGGCCCAGCGCGACGTCCCCGTCGTCCGTGGTCTCCCCGAATCCGAACAGGCCGAAGGCCAGTACTTCGAGATCATCAACGTCACGAGCCGGGACGAACTCGGCTACGCCTGCGACGCCGGCCCCGCCGCCGAATGTGAACTCGGCGAGTACGGCGACGAGTAGCCGCGACGATCCGGCGCGAGTCGGGTTCGCGCCGCAGCACAAAATTATAGTAAATAATGCTCAACTACACACATATGACACCGTCGACTGACGCTCCTCGCCGACCCCGCAGAGGTGTGCGTGGGGTGGGATCATGAGCTTTCACATCGAGGCGATCACCGTCCTGCTCAACGGTCTCCAACAGGGTGCGATCTACATCCTCCTCGCCGTGGGCCTGTCGATCATCCTCGGCACGCTGAAGTTCGTCAACTTCGCCCACGGGGCGCTGTACCTCGTCGGTACCTACGCAGGACTGCTGTTGGCCCTCGAAATCAACCTGACGAGCGGACAGCTACAGGAGTGGGGGTTCTCGACGCTCGGCCTCGGCCTGGGGTACATCCCGGCCCTGATCATCGTTCCCTTCGTCGTCTTCGTCGTCGGACTGGCGATGGAGCGGTTCGTCGTCGAACCGTTCAAGAATCGGCCGGACACGGATCAGATCCTCGTCACGTTCGGGCTGGCGATCATCCTGCAGGAACTGTTCCGGGCGTTCTTCGGATCGAGCAGTCTACCGTTCAGTCAGCCCGCGTGGGCGCAGGGACCGCCTCAGGTGCCTTTCCTCGCGGCCATCCCCATCTCCTCGTGGCGGTACTACGTCATCGGCATCACGGCCGTGCTGGTGTTGATCGTCTACCTCCTCGTGGAGTTCACGGACTTCGGGCTGATCGTCCGCGCCGGGACCCGTGACCCCGAGATGGTCGAACTCCTCGGCGTCCGGCTGAGCCGGCCGTACATCGTCGTCTTCGGTATCGGTGCGGCTCTGGCCGGCGTCGCGGGCGTCGTCGGCGGCCCGCTCAACCCGGTCAACCCGACCATCGGCAACGAGATTCTCGTGCCCGCGTTCCTGACCGTCGTCATCGGCGGCGTCGGCTCCATCGCCGGCGCCGTCCTCGGGGGCATACTGTTCGGGCTGACACAGGCCATCCTCGTGGCGACGTACTCCGCGTGGGCACAGGTCGGACTCTACGCCATCGCCGCGGTCGTCCTGCTCGTCCGACCGCAGGGACTGCTCGGTGAGGCGGAGGTGGCCCCATGAGCGACGAACCGGCGCCGGCGAGCGAGTCGGAGGCCGAAGCCGGTGCCATCGCCGACACCATCGGCATCTGGGCACCCCGGGGCAACGAGCTGCGCATCGTCGTCGGCACCGCCATGATCCTCGCGCTCTTCCCGTTCGTCTTCGCGCGGATGCCCGTCGTGAGCGACCTGTTGCAGGGGTACCAGAGCCTCGCGACGCTCATCCTGATCTGGGGCATCTTCGCGCTCGGCTTCGACCTCCTACTCGGTTACACCGGCCTCCTCTCGTTCGGCCACGCCGCGTTCTGGGGAGGCGCCGCCTACGCCGCCGGCGTGTTCAGTCAGCACGTCTCCGGCTCCCCCATCCTGATGGTAGCCGCGGGGACGGCCTTCGCCGTCCTCTTGGCGTGGGTGCTCGGCTTCCTGTCGCTTCGCCGGGGCGGGATCTACTTCGCCATCCTCACGCTCGCCTTCGCCCAGATGATGTTCTACATGTCCTCCTCGCCGCTCGCGTTCATCACCGGCGGGGAGAACGGCTTCACGGGGGTCGAGACGGCCGAACTGCTCGGTATGTTCGCGCTCGAAGCCGAACTTCCGTCGGCCGCTGGGCTGCTTCTTGGGACGTGGCTGTACCTCTTCGTGGGAGTCATCACGCTCATCTGCGTGACGCTCGCGTACCGCATCCTCAACTCGCCGTACGGCATGGTGTTTCGGGCCATCCGCGAGAACGAACAGCGCGCCGAGTTCGTCGGCTTGAACGTCTGGCGCTACCGGCTCATGTCGTTTATCCTCTCCGGCCTCTTCGCCGGCATCGCCGGCAGCCTCTTTACCATCCACGGCACGTACGTCCCGCTCTCCTCGCTTTACTGGACCGAGAGCGGCGAGGTAGTCATCATGACCGTCCTCGGCGGAACGGGGTCGCTGTTCGGCCCCATGATCGGTGCCGGCGTCTACCTCTACGTCGAGAACATCGTCAGCGGCGGTCACCCGTTCGAGTTCATCGCCCCGTTCTGGCATCTCATCCTCGGGCTGGTGTTCGTCGTCGTCATCTGGACTTTCCCCCGCGGCATCTGGGGGTTCGTCCGCGACGTCCGTGACTTCGTCACCGGAGGTGAAGACTGATGCCGCTGCTCGAAACGGAGGATCTCGTCAAGGAGTTCGGTGGCCTCGTCGCCACCGACGACGTGAACCTCGCCGTCGAGGAGGACGAACGCGTCTCGATCATCGGGCCGAACGGGGCCGGGAAGTCGACGCTCATCAATCTCATCACGCGCCGTCTCGATCCCACGTCCGGCGACATCCGGTTCAAAGGCGAGTCGATCGTGAACCGCGACCCCCACGAGGTGGTCCAGATGGGGGTCAGCAAGTCCTTCCAGACCGCCTCCATCTTCTCCGAGCTCACCGTGCGTGAAAACGCCGAGATCGCCGCGCTCGCAGCCGAGCACGGCTCGTTCGGGTTCAAGTTCCTCGAACACCGGGACAGCCTCACCGGCGTCCACGAGGTAGCACGGGACACGCTCGACGCCGTCGGGCTCCTCGACCAAGCCGACCGGACCGCCGCCGAACTCCCCTACGGCGACAAACGGCGCCTCGAGATCGGCATCGCGCTCGCGGCCGAACCCGACCTCCTCCTCATGGACGAACCGACGGCGGGGATGTCGCCCGAGGAAACCGAGGCGACGGTCGACCTCGTCGAGGAGGTCAAACGCGACATGGGGCTCACCTTCGTCCTCATCGAACACGACATGGAGATCGTCTTCAGCGTCTCGGATCGGATCGTCGTCCTCAACCGCGGCCGGATCATCGCCGAGGGGACGCCGGACGAGATTCGCGGTGATCCCGAGGTGCAGGAGGCGTATCTCGGGGGGGTGGACCTGTGAGCCTGCTCGACGTCGAGACCGTCGACGCCTACTACGGCGAGAGCCACATCCTGCGTGACCTCTCGGTCACCGTCGAAGAGGGGGAGATCTGTGCGCTCCTCGGCCGCAACGGCGCGGGCAAGACGACGACCCTCCGGTCGATCGCCGGCGCGAAACCTCCGGAGATCCGCAACGGATCGGTGACGTTCAAGGGCGACGACATCACGTCGCTGCCCGCCGACGACGTGGCGATGCAGGGCATCTCGCTGGTGCCGGAGGAGCGGCGCGTCTTCCCGAACCTCACCGTCGCGGAGAACCTCCGGATCGCGGAGGTGTCGCGCAACCGCTCGAACACGTGGCGTCGACCACTCACTGCGACCGGGCGATCCATGTCGACCGAGGAGGTGTACGGGGACTTCCCGCGCCTTCGCGAGCGCAAGACCCAGAAGGCCGGCACGCTCTCCGGCGGTGAACAACAGATGCTCGCCATCGCCCGCGCGCTCAAACAGAGCACCGACCTCCTCCTGTTGGACGAACCCTACGAGGGACTCGCCCCCAAGATCGTCGAGGACGTCGAGGCGGCCATCGAGCGCATCAGCGACCAAGGCGTGACGATCCTCTTGGTCGAGCAGAACGCCGCAGCCGCCATCAAAATCGCCGACCGAGCGTACGTCGTCGATCAGGGACGGATCGTCTTCGACGGCACCGCCGACGAACTCCGAGAGGACGAAGCCACCCGCGACCGCTATCTGGGGGTCTGAGATGGCCGGTCCAACCACTGCGGCGCTCGAGGACGCACTCGACGACCTCGTCGCCGCCGACCTCGTCACCGAACGCGACGACGGGGGGCTCGTGACGACCGACGACTTCGAGGCGACCCGACGGATCTACCGCGACTCGTACGGCGGCGTCGACGAGGCCGTCTTCCGGCGCACCGTCGCCGACGCCTTCGGCGTGAGCGAGTCCACCGCGGCCGAGCGGATCGACGACGGCGCCGTCACCCGCGAGGACCTGATCGCCTTCCTCGCGCTCCGCTCCGAACTCGGCGATGGAGGGACGGCGTCCGACGACGAACGACTGGCGACGATGGCGACGCTCGTCGCCGAACTCTCGCCCGGCTCCCCGGTGCCCGAGGCGGTGACGGAACTCGACGACGACTCGTGGCCCGCCTTTCTCGACGACCACCCCGACGCCGTCGTGACGGTGTGGC from Haloplanus salinus encodes:
- a CDS encoding haloacid dehalogenase type II, yielding MAGLCFDMYGTLCDTSSVRARLGEVLDVPDRLVAAVDETWRRKQLQYSYQSAQMDDYEPFWTVTSHALDYALAAYDLDPDAEARDRIRDAYDHLEPFPGAVEALTRLSEAGHDVVVLSNGDPAMLERLAANAGLAPHLDDVLSADAVRTFKPDPAVYEHAAEALDRPLDDCRLISSNAWDVAGAGNAGMATTWVNRSRDPPETIGARPDREVSTLPAVADDLS
- a CDS encoding 2-oxoacid:acceptor oxidoreductase subunit alpha; this encodes MPADFNWAIGGEAGDGIDSTGKIFAQALSRAGRHVFTSKDFASRIRGGYTAYKVRTSVEQVQSVVDRLDVLIALTQRTIDENLDELHEGSVIIYDGERTTMQDVEIPDGMIGLDVPLKSLAEDAGGAIMRNVVALGAACAVSDFPIENLNSALEKRFGDKGAAIVENNMIAARKGRDYVRDEYDHEFGYDLECTDENYVLLNGDEAIGMGAIAGGCRFYAGYPITPATDVMEYLTGRIERYGGHVVQAEDELAAINLALGAARAGARSMTATSGPGIDLMAETFGLVATSETPLVICNVMRSGPSTGMPTKQEQGDLNAMLYGGHGEVPRFVLAPTTIAECFHKTVEAFNLAEKYQIPVYLTADLSLAVTEQTYPPEEFDMDAVEIDRGKVVDEETVGEWQDEQGRFKPHAITDDGVSPRTFPGTEGGVHMSTGLEHDELGRRTEDTGMRIKQVDKRSRKVETATEREPFDAREFGDPDAETLVVSWGSNEGAMVEAMEFLDDEGIDVRFLSVPYVFPRPDLTEVVEAAEKVVVVECNATGQFADLIEHDTLTRVKRLNKYDGVRFKADELAERIAATLAADDGGEEEATA
- the acs gene encoding acetate--CoA ligase, whose product is MSDDDIELEARLEEQEVFEPSDAFVEQANVSDSGIYEEFEENWPDCWEAAADLLDWEEGYDRVLDDSDPPFYKWFTDGTLNASANCLDRHLAERGDEVAIEWVGEPVDEDDRSFTYAELHREVNECAAALRDMGVGEDDVVTMYMPMIPELPVAMLACARIGAPHSVVFAGFSADALATRMNAADSEYLVTCDGYYRRGDPLDHLAKANEGLSGVEHDVEGVVVAERLRDGDGFGHDMADNQHAYADLVADHEGAEVEPVKRDAEDMLFLMYTSGTTGQPKGVKHTTAGYLAWASWTSQAVLDIKPEDTYFCSADIGWITGHSYIVYGPLALGTTTMMYEGTPDHPDRDRLWEIVEEYEATQLYTAPTAIRAFMKWGSEYPEQHDLSSLRLLGTVGEPINPRAWKWYYTHIGNEECPIVDTWWQTETGGMMVTTLPGIKEMKPGSAGPPLPGVDARIVDTNGDEVDAGRAGYLTVGKPWPGMLRTLYKNDERYIQEYWAEYSDTDSDDPEDWVYFPEDGAKIDGDGYITVLGRVDDVINVSGHRLGTMEIESAIVGVEGVAEAAVVGGDHEVKGEAVYAYVITEEGYDEDDDLRQRIVQGVEDAIGPIARPERVVFSPDLPKTRSGKIMRRLLEDIANEAELGDTSTLRNPNIVEDIQGKISGD
- a CDS encoding branched-chain amino acid ABC transporter permease is translated as MSFHIEAITVLLNGLQQGAIYILLAVGLSIILGTLKFVNFAHGALYLVGTYAGLLLALEINLTSGQLQEWGFSTLGLGLGYIPALIIVPFVVFVVGLAMERFVVEPFKNRPDTDQILVTFGLAIILQELFRAFFGSSSLPFSQPAWAQGPPQVPFLAAIPISSWRYYVIGITAVLVLIVYLLVEFTDFGLIVRAGTRDPEMVELLGVRLSRPYIVVFGIGAALAGVAGVVGGPLNPVNPTIGNEILVPAFLTVVIGGVGSIAGAVLGGILFGLTQAILVATYSAWAQVGLYAIAAVVLLVRPQGLLGEAEVAP
- a CDS encoding ABC transporter ATP-binding protein; amino-acid sequence: MPLLETEDLVKEFGGLVATDDVNLAVEEDERVSIIGPNGAGKSTLINLITRRLDPTSGDIRFKGESIVNRDPHEVVQMGVSKSFQTASIFSELTVRENAEIAALAAEHGSFGFKFLEHRDSLTGVHEVARDTLDAVGLLDQADRTAAELPYGDKRRLEIGIALAAEPDLLLMDEPTAGMSPEETEATVDLVEEVKRDMGLTFVLIEHDMEIVFSVSDRIVVLNRGRIIAEGTPDEIRGDPEVQEAYLGGVDL
- a CDS encoding branched-chain amino acid ABC transporter permease gives rise to the protein MSDEPAPASESEAEAGAIADTIGIWAPRGNELRIVVGTAMILALFPFVFARMPVVSDLLQGYQSLATLILIWGIFALGFDLLLGYTGLLSFGHAAFWGGAAYAAGVFSQHVSGSPILMVAAGTAFAVLLAWVLGFLSLRRGGIYFAILTLAFAQMMFYMSSSPLAFITGGENGFTGVETAELLGMFALEAELPSAAGLLLGTWLYLFVGVITLICVTLAYRILNSPYGMVFRAIRENEQRAEFVGLNVWRYRLMSFILSGLFAGIAGSLFTIHGTYVPLSSLYWTESGEVVIMTVLGGTGSLFGPMIGAGVYLYVENIVSGGHPFEFIAPFWHLILGLVFVVVIWTFPRGIWGFVRDVRDFVTGGED
- a CDS encoding substrate-binding protein → MVGLAGCSGGGGGGGGGGGGDGGDTEYPELGNYPIEGDTATFGFNVPQSGPYASEGEDELRAYELAVKHLNDGGGWVDSQFDDLSGDGVLGYQIDSVSGDTATDADTARQSASRMIQRDGAVMVTGGSSSAVAIAVQELCQRERVMFMACLTHSNETTGANCVRYGFREMFNAYMTGQALAPVLQDEYGGDLQFYQLYADYSWGQTVQESMNQFLTETAGWEQIDSVATPLGTSDYSSYLSEAANSGADVLLLDHYGLDGATSVSQAVDAGLDQDMELVVPLYNRPMAEAAGAAIEGVFGTVAWDSQIDNTPTQEFLQVFQDEYDRVPSGPAQLAYSQTLQYAAAAERAGTFYPPEVIRQLEGFEYDNIGMGAETMRGCDHQAQRDVPVVRGLPESEQAEGQYFEIINVTSRDELGYACDAGPAAECELGEYGDE
- a CDS encoding GNAT family N-acetyltransferase — protein: MDIRDATAADIGGIRAVAHDSLAASYGHVLEDDIIAQAVERWYDEETLVDDLDDRSTEFLVAADDGTIVGFAQSYVVDRREVVGEIDWLHVEPGSRGGGVGDELLAALESRLMDHGVSRIEGRVLEANEAGAGFYEREEFEGIGDRTVDIGGEPFVEKLYSKFPETGGRQVLTEAATLPDGRQVFVALDESVRGSDGPFYAVYLDRDRSERYGYLCGNCDGFGISMDTMGRVVCNECENRRKPTRWDASYL